A section of the Humulus lupulus chromosome 2, drHumLupu1.1, whole genome shotgun sequence genome encodes:
- the LOC133818997 gene encoding MACPF domain-containing protein At1g14780-like — MGMEEESTEVAPSMDVKKEKPVGLRALEALGKGFDLSSDFRLKFAKGLSGNGSGRLVLLDEANKRDVLIPGSGGGLTIPGVSEDIRCDKGDRIRFKSDILEFNQMSELLNQRSSIQGKVPSGYLNAIFELSGDWYHDVADTKSLAFDGYFISLYNLHLTASPLVLHDEVKKSVPPRWDPAALSRFIKSYGTHIIVGMAVGGQDLVCVRQKSSSPIPPADLRGHLEDLGDILFSDSRSPSLLQRKTGDGKYKVPEVFGRILQSNTMQLTTISETSSKDGLTVTCSKRGGDVFLHSHSNWLQTVAAKPEAIHFKFVPIISLLTGVSGSGYLSHAINLYLRYKPALEDLQYFLEFQVPRQWAPMFCELPLRHQRRKPVCPSLQFSFFGPKINVGCTQVSTDKKPVVGLRLYLEGKKCNQLALHVQHLSSLPNTMNIALANSSKSSPCRWRGSDDYECSDQFLEPIRWKKYSNICTSVVKHDPNWLKGESSGVYIVTGAQLISKGKWPKTILHLRLLFTHLSNCSIRKTEWSAAPETSHKSNFLTNLSTTFTFTQKTATADHQRQAQAVLNSGVYPDGPPSRSAKLLRFVETAEVVRGPHDVPGHWLVTSAKLVKDGGKIGLHVKFALLDYF, encoded by the exons ATGGGAATGGAGGAGGAGTCGACTGAGGTGGCGCCGTCTATGGATGTGAAGAAGGAAAAACCGGTTGGTTTGAGAGCGTTAGAAGCTTTGGGAAAAGGGTTTGATCTCAGTAGTGATTTCAGGTTAAAATTCGCAAAAGGGTTGAGTGGAAATGGAAGTGGAAGGTTGGTGTTGCTCGATGAGGCTAACAAAAGGGATGTTTTGATACCTGGTAGTGGTGGAGGGCTCACGATTCCCGGAGTTTCGGAGGATATTCGATGTGATAAGGGAGATCGAATTCGGTTCAAATCGGATATTCTCGAGTTCAATCAA ATGTCTGAATTACTTAATCAGAGATCTTCAATTCAAGGAAAAGTCCCTTCAGGCTATCTTAATGCTATATTTGAATTAAGTGGAGATTGGTATCATGATGTTGCAGACACCAAGAGTCTTGCTTTTGATGGCTACTTCATCTCATTGTACAACTTGCATCTTACAGCGTCTCCATTAGTTCTGCATGACGAAGTAAAAAAGTCTGTTCCACCTCGTTGGGATCCAGCTGCATTGTCTAG GTTTATCAAGTCATATGGGACACATATAATAGTAGGGATGGCTGTTGGAGGTCAAGACTTAGTTTGTGTTAGACAGAAGTCTTCATCACCAATTCCTCCGGCTGATCTAAGAGGACACCTGGAGGATCTGGGAGACATTCTTTTCTCAGACAGCAGAAGCCCTTCCCTACTGCAGAGAAAAACAGGAGATGGAAAATACAAA GTTCCTGAAGTGTTCGGTCGTATACTGCAGTCAAACACAATGCAGCTGACCACTATTTCAGAAACATCAAGCAAGGAT GGTCTCACTGTCACTTGTTCAAAAAGAGGAGGGGATGTGTTCCTGCACAGTCACTCCAATTGGCTTCAAACTGTGGCTGCTAAACCTGAAGCTATTCATTTTAAGTTCGTACCTATTATTTCCCTTCTTACTGGCGTTTCAGGCAGTGGCTATCTTAGTCATGCTATCAATCTGTATTTACGCT ACAAGCCTGCTCTAGAGGATTTACAGTACTTCTTGGAGTTTCAAGTTCCAAGGCAATGGGCACCTATGTTTTGCGAGCTGCCTCTCCGACATCAAAGAAGAAAGCCTGTTTGCCCATCCTTACAATTTAGTTTCTTTGGTCCAAAAATCAATGTTGGCTGTACTCag GTTTCAACTGATAAGAAACCAGTTGTCGGTTTGCGTTTGTACCTGGAAGGGAAAAAATGCAATCAGTTAGCACTTCATGTACAGCATCTCTCAAGCCTTCCGAATACAATGAACATTGCATTGGCTAACAGCAGCAAAAGCAGTCCATGCCGGTGGCGAGGCTCTGATGACTATGAATGTAGTGACCAGTTCTTGGAACCAATCAGATGgaagaaatattcaaatatatGCACATCAGTGGTTAAACATGATCCAAACTGGTTGAAGGGAGAGTCTAGTGGAGTGTATATTGTGACTGGAGCACAGTTAATTAGTAAAGGGAAGTGGCCTAAGACCATACTTCACCTCCGTTTACTCTTTACCCATTTATCCAATTGTTCCATTCGAAAGACGGAGTGGTCTGCAGCACCAGAAACTTCTCACAAATCAAATTTTCTCACTAATTTGAGCACAACATTTACATTTACTCAGAAAACAGCTACTGCTGATCATCAAAGACAGGCGCAGGCTGTACTTAACTCTGGTGTTTATCCAGATGGACCCCCCTCTCGATCTGCAAAGCTGCTTAGATTTGTTGAGACGGCTGAGGTGGTGCGAGGACCGCATGATGTTCCGGGGCATTGGTTGGTAACTTCTGCTAAGTTAGTAAAAGATGGAGGTAAAATCGGTTTGCATGTAAAGTTTGCATTATTAGATTACTTTTGA